TATTGGAAAGGCATTCAGACTAGGCCTTGAAAGAAGACAAAATTCACGAAAAAAAACAACCCCTACTCAACAACTCTCCTCAACCACCATGTATCGTGAAACAAGTGTTTCTCCCTCTACTCAAACTACGGTTAAAAGAGAAGTCACCAGGAGAAGAGAGAAGTTCAGCTTTAAAAAGAGCATCGTAGGCACTGGAAGCTTCAAGTCATGTCAGTGGCCAATTGGAGACCCTTTAGAAGAAGGTTTTCATTATTGTGGTGGTCAGAATATTCCGACCAAACCCTATTGTATTGAACACTACAAAAAAGCTTACAATGTCGATGAAAAATACTTAGACAGGCTTCTAGATTTTCTTCACGAAAAAAATTAATTTGGTGCGTAGATTTTAATGCTACGCATAATCGGCAAACTACTAGTATTAATTCTATCTTTTTTTGCAATCTTTTTAGGTGTATGTGCTGTTCTTGGAATTCAAATATATTTTCCTTTCAATATTGCGGAGGGAAAAGAAATACCATATCACAGAATGCAGAGTATTAGGGTAGCGGTTTTTATAACCTTCACTTTTTATGGTACTTTATATTTAATCAATTCAATTAAAGAAGTATATCCCATTCATTTCTTAAAAGTATTCATGATTAGCTTTGGAATTACTTCCTTTTTATTTTCTTATCAAGCACAAGAAGGTATAAAAGAAATTGTTCTCGCAATTTTTTATTTATGCTGTGGTTTGGTTTTTCACCTAATCTCTAAACCGGAAATAAAAAAATATTTTACTTAATTTTTTCTATAAAAATCTGCTAAAGCTTTAATGTGGTTAGGTAACACTTCACAACAACCACCTAAAATAGAAGCTCCCTCAAGTCTGCATTTTTCTGCAAAAGATATAAAACTTTCACTATTGAAACTCTTATTAACACCCAACGACTCTGTTGGATTGCCCGGTTTAATTTTCCAACCATCTGGAATATTTGCAAAGGCATTAACTTTAAAGCCAAAAGGAACCTGAAGATTATGGATTTTTTTGATGACGCTTAATACAGTAGATTGATCTGTACATGCAACTACAAGTCCTAATATATCATATTGATCAATAAGATCTTTTAACTGAGTAATACAATTACCATCTTCCATAAAGCTATTTTTTTTGATGTGAACGCCAATTAAAAATTTTTTTTGAAATTTTTTTAGAGCTTTTAAAGCAAGTTTAATTTCTTCTAAACTGGATAAAACATCTAAGTAAAAAATATCTACATAATCATTAAGAATTTCGCCTGAGCACTGAAACTCATTAAAAATTTCTTCCACGGATAATTCAAATTTAGCCATATAGGTTTGATTTCGAGTAGGGATAGATCCGGCAATTAGAACATCTTTAAAAACAATATTTTGTTGATTTGCTTTTTTTGCTAAGAGCCCAGCCGTATGTAAGGCCTCATCAAATTTATCTAAAATATTATTTTCAGAAAAACGCAATTTTCGTACTGTAAAATTATTTGTTGTTATCACTTTGGCGCCCGCTCTCATAAAATCTTGATGGGCATCGATTACCATTTGATGCAAAGAGCTATCTAGTAAAGCAGTAGCAGACCAAAGGGTTCCTTGAGGAATCATTCCATATTTAATAAGTGTTTGACCCATTCCTCCATCTAAGATCAATGGTTTCTGGTTATTAAATTCAATGTTCATATTTTTTGGCGCGCTTGGCAGGAATCGAACCTGCGACCCCCAGATTAGGAATCTGGTGCTCTATCCTACTGAGCTACAAACGCACTGAGTCCTATACTTAGTTTTATTATTGCATAAAATACATTCAATGAAAAAAGAAGCTAGTGAGTATTTATTTAATGAGGCTGTAAAATACTTAGGCAAATATCCTGCAACTCGAAAAAAAATCAAAGAATATCTTCAAAAAAAAATTAAAAATAAAAAGACTTATGCCCGAGCTATTTTTCTAGAGGGAGTCGATAAAGAGGAAATGATTGAAAGAATAGTAGGACGTTTAGATGAGCTAAAAATAATTAATGAAGATCAATTTTTAGAAAGTATGTTTCATTATTATCAACAGTCTTTATTTTCTATTAGAAAAATAAAAAATAAATTATTTCAAAAAGGGTTTGACTCAAAAATTATAGATGAATTTATTGATCAAAAATTTTATGAAAATCCTGAATTAGAGATTGAAATTCTCAAACAATATATTGTTAAAAAAAAACTAGCTAACTTAGATGAGTCTGATCTCAAAAAAAAGCTATATCAACAAAGCTTTAGTGAGAATTCAATATTTAGAGTGATAAAAGAATAAACTACTTAGAAGCTGGAGCTTCGATAGTTTTTGCTGCTTCTTCCGCATTTACTGGTGCGGATGATTCAGCGACTTCTTCTTTTTTCGGCTTCTTAACTAAGATTTGTTTTCCACGATACATACCTGTGCTTAAATCGATATGATGAGGTCTTCTTAGTTCGCCAGATTTTTTATCTTCTGCAAACGATTGAGTCCCCGCTCTGTGATGAGAGCGTCTCATGTTCCTTTTCGAAGGAGTGGTTTTCCTTTTTGGTACTGCCATAATGAAGCGATAACATAATAAAAATTTGTATAAATTACAATAATAATGTATAAATCTGCCACCATGTCAGAAGAAAACATCGATTTAGGTCACAAAAGAACCTGTCCTCATTGTAGTGTTAAATATTACGACTTTTACCAAGATGAACTAGATTGCCCAGAATGTGGCAAAACCATTGAGGCAGTCAATATTATGAAGCCTAAAAGAGGTAGAAAAGCAGGTGTTACTGTTGCTACTACATCAACGAAGACCGTGAAAGA
The window above is part of the alpha proteobacterium HIMB59 genome. Proteins encoded here:
- a CDS encoding RecX family protein (PFAM: RecX family); this translates as MKKEASEYLFNEAVKYLGKYPATRKKIKEYLQKKIKNKKTYARAIFLEGVDKEEMIERIVGRLDELKIINEDQFLESMFHYYQQSLFSIRKIKNKLFQKGFDSKIIDEFIDQKFYENPELEIEILKQYIVKKKLANLDESDLKKKLYQQSFSENSIFRVIKE
- a CDS encoding hypothetical protein (PFAM: Protein of unknown function (FYDLN_acid)), producing MYKSATMSEENIDLGHKRTCPHCSVKYYDFYQDELDCPECGKTIEAVNIMKPKRGRKAGVTVATTSTKTVKENDELKDLIDETDDSAVPSDEDDNDNLAEDISLDISKDKSDDETA
- a CDS encoding Homocysteine S-methyltransferase (PFAM: Homocysteine S-methyltransferase) is translated as MILDGGMGQTLIKYGMIPQGTLWSATALLDSSLHQMVIDAHQDFMRAGAKVITTNNFTVRKLRFSENNILDKFDEALHTAGLLAKKANQQNIVFKDVLIAGSIPTRNQTYMAKFELSVEEIFNEFQCSGEILNDYVDIFYLDVLSSLEEIKLALKALKKFQKKFLIGVHIKKNSFMEDGNCITQLKDLIDQYDILGLVVACTDQSTVLSVIKKIHNLQVPFGFKVNAFANIPDGWKIKPGNPTESLGVNKSFNSESFISFAEKCRLEGASILGGCCEVLPNHIKALADFYRKN
- a CDS encoding GcrA cell cycle regulator (PFAM: GcrA cell cycle regulator) yields the protein MSWNTQKVEDLKKLWNEGVATSRIGEQLGFTKNAVIGKAFRLGLERRQNSRKKTTPTQQLSSTTMYRETSVSPSTQTTVKREVTRRREKFSFKKSIVGTGSFKSCQWPIGDPLEEGFHYCGGQNIPTKPYCIEHYKKAYNVDEKYLDRLLDFLHEKN
- a CDS encoding ribosomal protein L32 (PFAM: Ribosomal L32p protein family~TIGRFAM: ribosomal protein L32) — encoded protein: MAVPKRKTTPSKRNMRRSHHRAGTQSFAEDKKSGELRRPHHIDLSTGMYRGKQILVKKPKKEEVAESSAPVNAEEAAKTIEAPASK